Proteins from a single region of Schistocerca gregaria isolate iqSchGreg1 chromosome 3, iqSchGreg1.2, whole genome shotgun sequence:
- the LOC126355917 gene encoding uncharacterized PE-PGRS family protein PE_PGRS54-like isoform X9, which yields MRATAVWAALLLQLAVVAAAPWNTGCLFSRDPDCWQSHAGTSVDNHALGSLHTQNSAHTPAKDKTDNRWPHIRQQEAENGESEQNHLANVKRKYLHELTRLLQGIMPEREDRSRSDSSSDSSSSSSSSDSDSSSSSSSSSSSSSEETNISNTENSSSNEFGSGQDGLSGENGSGSGGGSGGQAGSGGSGSGSGNGGNGGNGGNGGDGGDSVTGGDGGDGGNGGNGGDAGNSSNGGDAGDGGDGGNGGNGGDAGDGGDGGNDGDGGDGGDGGSGGDAGNGGDGGNGGDGGDGGDGGSGGNAGNGGDGGNGGDGGNGGEAGDGGDGGNGGDGGNGGDAGNGGDGGNGGNGGNGGDGGDGGDGGSGGNAGNGGDSGNGGDGGNGGSGGDAGDGGDGGDGGNGGDTSDGGDSGNGGNGGDGGDGANGGDGGDGGDGGSGGDAGDGGDGGDGGDGGNGGDAGNGSDGGNGGDGGHGGDGGNGGDGGDGGDGGSGGDAGNGGDGGNGGDGGNGGSGVDAGDGGDGGDGGNGADAGDGGNGGNGGDGGDGGSGSDAGNGGDGGDGGNGGDAGDGGDGGNGGNGGDGGDGGSGSDAGNGGDGGDGGDGGNGGDAGDGGDGGDAGDGGNGGDAGDGGDGGNGGDGGDGGDGHSGGDAGDGGDGGDGGDGGNGGDAGDGGDGGNGGDGGDGGDGGSGGDAGDGGDGGNGGDAGDGGDGGDGGNGGDGGDGGDGGSGGDAGDGGDGGDGGDGGNGGDAGDGGDDGNGGDGGDGGDGHSGGDAGDGGDGGNGGDGGDGGNGGDAGDGGDGGNGGDGGDGGDGGSGGDAGDGGDGGNGGDAGDGGDGGDGGNGGDGGNGGDGGDGGDAGNGGDGGSGGDGGDGGDGGNGGDGGDASDGGNGGDAGDGGDGGDGGNGGDAGDGGDGGNGGNGGDGGEGGSGGDAGDGGDGGNGGDAGDGGDGGNVGDGGNGGSGGDTGNGADGGDGGDGGNGGDGGDGGDGGNGGDGGDGGDGGSGGDAGDGGDGGNGGDAGDGGDGGDGGNGGDGGNGGDGGDGGDAGNGGDGGSGGDGGDGGDGGNGGDGGDASDGGNGGDAGDGGDGGDGGNGGDAGDGGDGGNGGNGGDGGDGGSGGDAGNGGDGGDGGNGGDAGDGGDGGDGGNGGDAGDGGDGGNGGNGGDAGDGGSGGDAGNGGNGGNAGDGGNGGDGGDGGNGGDSGSGGSGGSGGGGGNGGSGGSDGSDGSDGTDGSDGGNGDDAGNGGDGGDGGEGGNGGSGGNAGNGGDGGDGGDGGSGGGAGDGGDGGNGGDGGDGGDGGSGGDAGDGGNGGDGGNGADAGNGADGGNGGDGGDGGSGGDSGNGGDDGNGGEGGDGGNGGDSGNGGDGGDGGNGGSGGDAGDGGNGGNGGDGGDGGDAGNGGDGGSGGDGGNGGDGGNGGNGGNGGNGGDGGNGGNGGDGGDGGNGGNGGDGGDGGDGGNGGNGGNDDDGQSNNESGSSDGGSNSDGGIGDCPAVGSCPLHEDAGSDVTLLPHATDCGQYCVCDHGVPVAMPCPAGLHFNPELRVCDWPYAAGCEVQS from the exons GTACAAGTGTGGATAATCACGCCCTTGGGTCACTTCACACACAGAATTCGGCACATACCCCAGCAAAGGATAAGACTGACAACAGATGGCCACATATCCGACAGCAGGAAGCAGAAAATGGCGAAAGTGAACAAAATCATCTGGCTAATGTAAAGAGAAAGTACTTGCATGAATTGACGAGACTCTTACAAGGTATTATGCCAGAGAGGGAAGACAGAAGTAGGAGCGacagcagcagtgacagcagcagcagcagcagcagcagcgacagcgacagcagcagcagcagcagcagcagcagtagtagtagcagtgaAGAGACCAATATTAGTAACACTGAAAACAGTAGCAGTAATGAATTTGGAAGTGGACAAGATGGACTTAGTGGAGAGAATGGAAGTGGAAGTGGAGGTGGTAGTGGAGGACAAGCTGGTAGTGGAGGATCTGGAAGTGGCAGTGGAAATGGTGGAAACGGTGGTAATGGAGGCAATGGTGGGGACGGTGGAGACAGTGTAACTGGAGGAGATGGAGGGGATGGTGGAAATGGAGGTAATGGTGGAGATGCAGGCAACAGCAGCAATGGTGGTGATGCCGGTGATGGAGGAGATGGTGGTAATGGAGGCAATGGTGGTGATGCTGGAGATGGAGGTGATGGTGGAAATGATGGTGATGGTGGAGATGGAGGTGATGGAGGCAGTGGTGGTGATGCTGGTAACGGAGGTGATGGTGGAAATGGAGGTGATGGTGGAGATGGAGGTGATGGAGGCAGTGGTGGTAATGCTGGCAATGGAGGTGATGGTGGCAATGGAGGTGATGGAGGCAATGGTGGTGAAGCtggagatggaggagatggaggCAATGGTGGTGATGGAGGCAATGGTGGTGATGCTGGTAACGGAGGTGATGGTGGAAAtggaggtaatggaggaaatggcgGTGATGGTGGAGATGGCGGTGATGGAGGCAGTGGTGGTAATGCAGGCAATGGAGGTGACAGTGGCAATGGTGGTGATGGAGGCAATGGAGGTAGTGGTGGTGATGCTGGAGATGGAGgagatggtggtgatggtggcAATGGTGGTGATACTAGTGATGGAGGTGATAGTGGAAATGGTGGTAATGGAGGAGATGGcggtgatggtgcaaatggaggtgATGGTGGAGATGGAGGTGATGGAGGCAGTGGTGGTGATGCTGGAGATGGAGgagatggtggtgatggtggtgatggagGCAATGGTGGTGATGCTGGTAATGGAAGTGATGGTGGAAATGGAGGTGATGGTGGACATGGAGGTGATGGAGGAAATGGCGGAGATGGTGGAGATGGCGGTGATGGAGGCAGTGGTGGTGATGCTGGCAATGGTGGTGATGGTGGCAATGGTGGTGATGGAGGCAATGGAGGTAGTGGTGTTGATGCTGGAGATGGAGgagatggtggtgatggtggcAATGGTGCTGATGCTGGTGATGGTGGAAATGGAGGCAATGGTGGAGATGGAGGTGACGGAGGCAGTGGTAGTGATGCTGGCAATGGAGGAGATGGTGGTGATGGAGGAAATGGTGGTGATGCTGGTGATGGAGGTGATGGTGGAAATGGCGGCAATGGTGGAGATGGAGGTGATGGAGGCAGTGGTAGTGATGCTGGCAATGGAGgagatggtggtgatggtggtgatggcgGCAATGGTGGTGATGCTGGTGATGGAGGAGATGGTGGTGATGCTGGTGATGGTGGCAATGGTGGTGATGCTGGAGATGGAGGAGATGGTGGAAATGGAGGCGATGGTGGTGATGGAGGTGATGGACACAGTGGTGGAGATGCTGGAGATGGAGGGGATGGTGGTGATGGTGGCGACGGAGGCAATGGTGGTGATGCTGGAGATGGAGGAGATGGTGGAAATGGAGGCGATGGTGGTGATGGAGGTGATGGTGGCAGTGGTGGTGATGCTGGAGATGGTGGTGATGGCGGCAATGGCGGTGAtgctggtgatggtggtgatggag GTGATGGTGGAAATGGAGGTGATGGTGGAGATGGAGGTGATGGAGGCAGCGGTGGTGATGCTGGAGACGGAGGGGATGGTGGTGATGGTGGCGACGGAGGCAATGGTGGTGATGCTGGAGATGGAGGAGATGATGGAAATGGAGGCGATGGTGGTGATGGAGGTGATGGACACAGTGGTGGTGATGCTGGAGATGGAGGAGATGGTGGAAATGGAGGCGATGGTGGTGATGGAGGAAATGGCGGTGATGCTGGTGATGGAG GAGATGGTGGAAATGGAGGTGATGGTGGTGATGGAGGTGATGGTGGCAGTGGTGGTGATGCTGGAGATGGTGGTGATGGCGGCAATGGCGGTGAtgctggtgatggtggtgatggagGTGATGGTGGAAATGGAGGTGATGGTGGAAATGGTGGTGATGGAGGTGATGGTGGTGATGCTGGTAATGGTGGAGATGGAGGAAGTGGAGGTGATGGTGGAGATGGAGGAGATGGTGGAAACGGAGGCGATGGTGGTGATGCTAGTGATGGAGGTAATGGTGGTGATGCTGGTGATGGAGGAGATGGTGGTGATGGAGGCAATGGCGGGGATGCTGGCGATGGTGGTGATGGTGGAAATGGAGGTAATGGCGGAGATGGAGGTGAAGGAGGCAGTGGTGGTGATGCTGGAGATGGTGGTGATGGAGGCAATGGTGGTGATGCTGGTGATGGAGGAGATGGTGGAAATGTAGGTGATGGTGGAAATGGAGGCAGTGGTGGTGATACTGGAAATGGAGcagatggtggtgatggtggtgatggagGCAATGGTGGTGATGGTGGAGATGGAGGAGATGGTGGAAATGGAGGTGATGGTGGTGATGGAGGTGATGGTGGCAGTGGTGGTGATGCTGGAGATGGTGGTGATGGCGGCAATGGCGGTGAtgctggtgatggtggtgatggagGTGATGGTGGAAATGGAGGTGATGGTGGAAATGGTGGTGATGGAGGTGATGGTGGTGATGCTGGTAATGGTGGAGATGGAGGAAGTGGAGGTGATGGTGGAGATGGAGGAGATGGTGGAAACGGAGGCGATGGTGGTGATGCTAGTGATGGAGGTAATGGTGGTGATGCTGGTGATGGAGGAGATGGTGGTGATGGAGGCAATGGTGGGGATGCTGGCGATGGTGGTGATGGTGGAAATGGAGGCAATGGTGGAGATGGAGGTGATGGAGGCAGTGGTGGTGATGCTGGCAATGGAGGAGATGGTGGTGATGGAGGCAATGGTGGTGATGCTGGTGATGGAGGCGATGGTGGTGACGGAGGCAATGGCGGTGATGCTGGCGATGGAGGTGATGGTGGAAATGGCGGCAATGGTGGAGATGCAGGTGATGGAGGCAGTGGTGGTGATGCTGGCAATGGAGGCAATGGTGGTAATGCTGGAGATGGTGGAAATGGTGGTGATGGTGGAGATGGAGGCAATGGTGGTGATTCTGGCAGTGGTGGCAGTGGAGGaagtggaggaggtggtggtaaTGGTGGAAGTGGTGGCAGTGATGGCAGTGATGGTAGTGATGGCACTGATGGCAGTGATGGAGGCAATGGTGATGATGCTGGAAATGGAGGTGATGGTGGCGATGGAGGAGAAGGAGGTAATGGAGGCAGTGGTGGCAATGCTGGCAATGGAGGTGATGGTGGAGATGGTGGTGATGGAGGTAGTGGTGGAGGTGCCGGTGATGGAGGGGATGGTGGAAATGGTGGTGATGGTGGAGATGGTGGTGATGGAGGCAGTGGTGGTGATGCTGGTGATGGTGGTAATGGTGGTGATGGAGGCAATGGTGCTGATGCTGGTAATGGAGCTGATGGTGGAAATGGTGGAGATGGAGGTGATGGAGGCAGTGGTGGAGATTCTGGCAACGGAGGCGATGATGGAAATGGTGGTGAAGGAGGAGACGGTGGCAATGGTGGTGATTCTGGCAATGGAGgagatggtggtgatggtggaaATGGAGGCAGTGGTGGTGATGCTGGTGATGGAGGTAATGGTGGCAATGGTGGTGATGGAGGTGATGGTGGTGATGCTGGTAATGGTGGAGATGGAGGAAGTGGAGGTGATGGTGGAAATGGAGGAGATGGAGGCAATGGTGGAAATGGTGGCAATGGAGGTAATGGTGGAGATGGTGGTAATGGAGGTAATGGTGGAGATGGTGGAGATGGTGGTAATGGAGGTAATGgaggtgatggtggtgatggtggtgatggtggcaATGGAGGTAATGGAGGTAATGATGATGATGGCCAGTCTAATAATGAAAGTGGCAGCAGTGATGGAGGCAGTAATTCTGATGGTGGCATTGGTGACTGCCCGGCCGTGGGCAGTTGTCCATTACACGAAGATGCTGGATCAGATGTTACACTTTTGCCCCATGCCACTGATTGTGGACAGTATTGTGTATGTGACCATGGCGTTCCAGTAGCCATGCCGTGTCCTGCAGGACTCCACTTCAACCCAGAGCTGAGAGTCTGCGACTGGCCATATGCTGCTGGTTGTGAGGTACAGAGCTAA
- the LOC126355917 gene encoding uncharacterized PE-PGRS family protein PE_PGRS54-like isoform X37, producing MRATAVWAALLLQLAVVAAAPWNTGCLFSRDPDCWQSHAGTSVDNHALGSLHTQNSAHTPAKDKTDNRWPHIRQQEAENGESEQNHLANVKRKYLHELTRLLQGIMPEREDRSRSDSSSDSSSSSSSSDSDSSSSSSSSSSSSSEETNISNTENSSSNEFGSGQDGLSGENGSGSGGGSGGQAGSGGSGSGSGNGGNGGNGGNGGDGGDSVTGGDGGDGGNGGNGGDAGNSSNGGDAGDGGDGGNGGNGGDAGDGGDGGNDGDGGDGGDGGSGGDAGNGGDGGNGGDGGDGGDGGSGGNAGNGGDGGNGGDGGNGGEAGDGGDGGNGGDGGNGGDAGNGGDGGNGGNGGNGGDGGDGGDGGSGGNAGNGGDSGNGGDGGNGGSGGDAGDGGDGGDGGNGGDTSDGGDSGNGGNGGDGGDGANGGDGGDGGDGGSGGDAGDGGDGGDGGDGGNGGDAGNGSDGGNGGDGGHGGDGGNGGDGGDGGDGGSGGDAGNGGDGGNGGDGGNGGSGVDAGDGGDGGDGGNGADAGDGGNGGNGGDGGDGGSGSDAGNGGDGGDGGNGGDAGDGGDGGNGGNGGDGGDGGSGSDAGNGGDGGDGGDGGNGGDAGDGGDGGDAGDGGNGGDAGDGGDGGNGGDGGDGGDGHSGGDAGDGGDGGDGGDGGNGGDAGDGGDGGNGGDGGDGGDGGSGGDAGDGGDGGNGGDAGDGGDGGDGGNGGDGGDGGDGGSGGDAGDGGDGGDGGDGGNGGDAGDGGDDGNGGDGGDGGDGHSGGDAGDGGDGGNGGDGGDGGNGGDAGDGGDGGNGGDGGNGGSGGDTGNGADGGDGGDGGNGGDGGDGGDGGNGGDGGDGGDGGSGGDAGDGGDGGNGGDAGDGGDGGDGGNGGDGGNGGDGGDGGDAGNGGDGGSGGDGGDGGDGGNGGDGGDASDGGNGGDAGDGGDGGDGGNGGDAGDGGDGGNGGNGGDGGDGGSGGDAGNGGDGGDGGNGGDAGDGGDGGDGGNGGDAGDGGDGGNGGNGGDAGDGGSGGDAGNGGNGGNAGDGGNGGDGGDGGNGGDSGSGGSGGSGGGGGNGGSGGSDGSDGSDGTDGSDGGNGDDAGNGGDGGDGGEGGNGGSGGNAGNGGDGGDGGDGGSGGGAGDGGDGGNGGDGGDGGDGGSGGDAGDGGNGGDGGNGADAGNGADGGNGGDGGDGGSGGDSGNGGDDGNGGEGGDGGNGGDSGNGGDGGDGGNGGSGGDAGDGGNGGNGGDGGDGGDAGNGGDGGSGGDGGNGGDGGNGGNGGNGGNGGDGGNGGNGGDGGDGGNGGNGGDGGDGGDGGNGGNGGNDDDGQSNNESGSSDGGSNSDGGIGDCPAVGSCPLHEDAGSDVTLLPHATDCGQYCVCDHGVPVAMPCPAGLHFNPELRVCDWPYAAGCEVQS from the exons GTACAAGTGTGGATAATCACGCCCTTGGGTCACTTCACACACAGAATTCGGCACATACCCCAGCAAAGGATAAGACTGACAACAGATGGCCACATATCCGACAGCAGGAAGCAGAAAATGGCGAAAGTGAACAAAATCATCTGGCTAATGTAAAGAGAAAGTACTTGCATGAATTGACGAGACTCTTACAAGGTATTATGCCAGAGAGGGAAGACAGAAGTAGGAGCGacagcagcagtgacagcagcagcagcagcagcagcagcgacagcgacagcagcagcagcagcagcagcagcagtagtagtagcagtgaAGAGACCAATATTAGTAACACTGAAAACAGTAGCAGTAATGAATTTGGAAGTGGACAAGATGGACTTAGTGGAGAGAATGGAAGTGGAAGTGGAGGTGGTAGTGGAGGACAAGCTGGTAGTGGAGGATCTGGAAGTGGCAGTGGAAATGGTGGAAACGGTGGTAATGGAGGCAATGGTGGGGACGGTGGAGACAGTGTAACTGGAGGAGATGGAGGGGATGGTGGAAATGGAGGTAATGGTGGAGATGCAGGCAACAGCAGCAATGGTGGTGATGCCGGTGATGGAGGAGATGGTGGTAATGGAGGCAATGGTGGTGATGCTGGAGATGGAGGTGATGGTGGAAATGATGGTGATGGTGGAGATGGAGGTGATGGAGGCAGTGGTGGTGATGCTGGTAACGGAGGTGATGGTGGAAATGGAGGTGATGGTGGAGATGGAGGTGATGGAGGCAGTGGTGGTAATGCTGGCAATGGAGGTGATGGTGGCAATGGAGGTGATGGAGGCAATGGTGGTGAAGCtggagatggaggagatggaggCAATGGTGGTGATGGAGGCAATGGTGGTGATGCTGGTAACGGAGGTGATGGTGGAAAtggaggtaatggaggaaatggcgGTGATGGTGGAGATGGCGGTGATGGAGGCAGTGGTGGTAATGCAGGCAATGGAGGTGACAGTGGCAATGGTGGTGATGGAGGCAATGGAGGTAGTGGTGGTGATGCTGGAGATGGAGgagatggtggtgatggtggcAATGGTGGTGATACTAGTGATGGAGGTGATAGTGGAAATGGTGGTAATGGAGGAGATGGcggtgatggtgcaaatggaggtgATGGTGGAGATGGAGGTGATGGAGGCAGTGGTGGTGATGCTGGAGATGGAGgagatggtggtgatggtggtgatggagGCAATGGTGGTGATGCTGGTAATGGAAGTGATGGTGGAAATGGAGGTGATGGTGGACATGGAGGTGATGGAGGAAATGGCGGAGATGGTGGAGATGGCGGTGATGGAGGCAGTGGTGGTGATGCTGGCAATGGTGGTGATGGTGGCAATGGTGGTGATGGAGGCAATGGAGGTAGTGGTGTTGATGCTGGAGATGGAGgagatggtggtgatggtggcAATGGTGCTGATGCTGGTGATGGTGGAAATGGAGGCAATGGTGGAGATGGAGGTGACGGAGGCAGTGGTAGTGATGCTGGCAATGGAGGAGATGGTGGTGATGGAGGAAATGGTGGTGATGCTGGTGATGGAGGTGATGGTGGAAATGGCGGCAATGGTGGAGATGGAGGTGATGGAGGCAGTGGTAGTGATGCTGGCAATGGAGgagatggtggtgatggtggtgatggcgGCAATGGTGGTGATGCTGGTGATGGAGGAGATGGTGGTGATGCTGGTGATGGTGGCAATGGTGGTGATGCTGGAGATGGAGGAGATGGTGGAAATGGAGGCGATGGTGGTGATGGAGGTGATGGACACAGTGGTGGAGATGCTGGAGATGGAGGGGATGGTGGTGATGGTGGCGACGGAGGCAATGGTGGTGATGCTGGAGATGGAGGAGATGGTGGAAATGGAGGCGATGGTGGTGATGGAGGTGATGGTGGCAGTGGTGGTGATGCTGGAGATGGTGGTGATGGCGGCAATGGCGGTGAtgctggtgatggtggtgatggag GTGATGGTGGAAATGGAGGTGATGGTGGAGATGGAGGTGATGGAGGCAGCGGTGGTGATGCTGGAGACGGAGGGGATGGTGGTGATGGTGGCGACGGAGGCAATGGTGGTGATGCTGGAGATGGAGGAGATGATGGAAATGGAGGCGATGGTGGTGATGGAGGTGATGGACACAGTGGTGGTGATGCTGGAGATGGAGGAGATGGTGGAAATGGAGGCGATGGTGGTGATGGAGGAAATGGCGGTGATGCTGGTGATGGAG GAGATGGTGGAAATGGAG GTGATGGTGGAAATGGAGGCAGTGGTGGTGATACTGGAAATGGAGcagatggtggtgatggtggtgatggagGCAATGGTGGTGATGGTGGAGATGGAGGAGATGGTGGAAATGGAGGTGATGGTGGTGATGGAGGTGATGGTGGCAGTGGTGGTGATGCTGGAGATGGTGGTGATGGCGGCAATGGCGGTGAtgctggtgatggtggtgatggagGTGATGGTGGAAATGGAGGTGATGGTGGAAATGGTGGTGATGGAGGTGATGGTGGTGATGCTGGTAATGGTGGAGATGGAGGAAGTGGAGGTGATGGTGGAGATGGAGGAGATGGTGGAAACGGAGGCGATGGTGGTGATGCTAGTGATGGAGGTAATGGTGGTGATGCTGGTGATGGAGGAGATGGTGGTGATGGAGGCAATGGTGGGGATGCTGGCGATGGTGGTGATGGTGGAAATGGAGGCAATGGTGGAGATGGAGGTGATGGAGGCAGTGGTGGTGATGCTGGCAATGGAGGAGATGGTGGTGATGGAGGCAATGGTGGTGATGCTGGTGATGGAGGCGATGGTGGTGACGGAGGCAATGGCGGTGATGCTGGCGATGGAGGTGATGGTGGAAATGGCGGCAATGGTGGAGATGCAGGTGATGGAGGCAGTGGTGGTGATGCTGGCAATGGAGGCAATGGTGGTAATGCTGGAGATGGTGGAAATGGTGGTGATGGTGGAGATGGAGGCAATGGTGGTGATTCTGGCAGTGGTGGCAGTGGAGGaagtggaggaggtggtggtaaTGGTGGAAGTGGTGGCAGTGATGGCAGTGATGGTAGTGATGGCACTGATGGCAGTGATGGAGGCAATGGTGATGATGCTGGAAATGGAGGTGATGGTGGCGATGGAGGAGAAGGAGGTAATGGAGGCAGTGGTGGCAATGCTGGCAATGGAGGTGATGGTGGAGATGGTGGTGATGGAGGTAGTGGTGGAGGTGCCGGTGATGGAGGGGATGGTGGAAATGGTGGTGATGGTGGAGATGGTGGTGATGGAGGCAGTGGTGGTGATGCTGGTGATGGTGGTAATGGTGGTGATGGAGGCAATGGTGCTGATGCTGGTAATGGAGCTGATGGTGGAAATGGTGGAGATGGAGGTGATGGAGGCAGTGGTGGAGATTCTGGCAACGGAGGCGATGATGGAAATGGTGGTGAAGGAGGAGACGGTGGCAATGGTGGTGATTCTGGCAATGGAGgagatggtggtgatggtggaaATGGAGGCAGTGGTGGTGATGCTGGTGATGGAGGTAATGGTGGCAATGGTGGTGATGGAGGTGATGGTGGTGATGCTGGTAATGGTGGAGATGGAGGAAGTGGAGGTGATGGTGGAAATGGAGGAGATGGAGGCAATGGTGGAAATGGTGGCAATGGAGGTAATGGTGGAGATGGTGGTAATGGAGGTAATGGTGGAGATGGTGGAGATGGTGGTAATGGAGGTAATGgaggtgatggtggtgatggtggtgatggtggcaATGGAGGTAATGGAGGTAATGATGATGATGGCCAGTCTAATAATGAAAGTGGCAGCAGTGATGGAGGCAGTAATTCTGATGGTGGCATTGGTGACTGCCCGGCCGTGGGCAGTTGTCCATTACACGAAGATGCTGGATCAGATGTTACACTTTTGCCCCATGCCACTGATTGTGGACAGTATTGTGTATGTGACCATGGCGTTCCAGTAGCCATGCCGTGTCCTGCAGGACTCCACTTCAACCCAGAGCTGAGAGTCTGCGACTGGCCATATGCTGCTGGTTGTGAGGTACAGAGCTAA